One Nocardioidaceae bacterium SCSIO 66511 genomic window carries:
- a CDS encoding bifunctional glycosyltransferase family 2 protein/CDP-glycerol:glycerophosphate glycerophosphotransferase, translating into MTTRWTPRRVATGIGRRAKRWATGSPADGSGQRRPNGPPAISVIVPIYNVESYLRECLDSILAQSVADFEVVVVDDGSPDGSADIAAEYAERDARVKLVARPNGGLGAARNTGVEHATGDFLTFLDSDDRLPDGALRTMLASARTSGSDIVVGALRRFNSSSNWLPTWVDRLHGEQRRGIAIDDFPPLVRNNYSCGKLFRRDFWVGQEATFREGVAYEDQPLITRLYIAADRIDICPQVTYDYRAREDASSISQQTATLADLRDRVTAWQESRREFADTASERVYDAWLQTLFDDHFHWYLRSPGTVDLSYWATLRDAIVSLTEDAPQSIWDATAPERRVPIVLARSNRRADVQEYVRSDGYRPSKFPATVVDGGVFHELPLHDAPGLDRSLFVRRPEQLTMSHSVQRLHWTDGSTMHLAGWAYIRHVDLVGREVETELVLRNTRTGAEHTFCSPGCDDPGFPPPDEDDWVEYDGGQFEFVVPMEDVVGADRSDGDVWDVRLRVSTLGFTVEDTVSRVRRSSSPGAPSPGRLANGDLIAVKWHLHAPFQLALRTLRVEADELALTKRVLRGTLGGPDASSVREVRLLGPAGRVVESTTPQDGNFALRIPTVALNHDTPAAPHRSRVVAELADGQVVPVAWRSEEAAQTGTTQVLPTSALAVEGNRLGELGLVEWLMAAYADSVEVLDGGVARVSGRVLGPNVESVALALKSKKTEIRSEQSPVDDTHFVIELALKYDAYRFGELPLPRGNHDLTAEVRVASGEDPIAVPLLVSRELNDALPLRVESKQLEGVVERGVANMVRFSLRRPLGSAAGKCRQNRLRAASGEQFIINGRRRGLLIRSYFGEQATDSGVGLQRELQRRGADIDIYWSVQDHSIPVPDGATAVIQNSYEWYGLLNTAKYYLDNMYQPAYHRKPDGQVIIQTFHGYPFKTMGHQHWEQSQFSQAQIESYDARARDWDYLVSPASYATPLLKRDFAYDGEVLEIGYPRNDILFAPEGAQIRSEVRKLLGVADHQTAVLYAPTFRDYLSPDDMRAEMVDFLDLQRASAALGDDYVILGRGHAFNARTASRIGALAGVVDVTDYPRVADLYLAADAAIVDYSSLRFDFGVTGKPMIFQVPDLDRYKATRGWLFDFEPTAPGPLVATTDEVVEALLDLDVVTKQYRNAYNTFRHAYLDLEDGHAAARLVDAVFVPRGDAPPA; encoded by the coding sequence ATGACGACGCGATGGACACCCAGACGGGTCGCGACGGGGATCGGACGACGTGCCAAACGGTGGGCCACCGGGAGCCCGGCGGACGGGAGCGGGCAGCGGCGGCCCAATGGTCCGCCGGCGATCAGCGTCATCGTGCCGATCTACAACGTCGAGAGCTACCTGCGGGAGTGCCTCGACAGCATCCTCGCGCAGAGCGTCGCCGATTTCGAGGTGGTCGTCGTCGACGACGGTTCGCCCGACGGCTCGGCCGATATCGCCGCTGAGTACGCCGAGCGGGACGCCCGGGTGAAGCTCGTCGCCCGTCCTAACGGCGGTCTCGGTGCGGCGCGTAACACCGGCGTCGAACACGCCACCGGTGACTTCCTGACCTTCCTCGACTCCGACGACAGACTGCCCGACGGCGCACTGCGGACAATGCTCGCCAGCGCGCGTACGTCCGGATCCGACATCGTCGTCGGCGCACTGCGTCGGTTCAACTCCTCGAGCAACTGGCTGCCGACGTGGGTCGACCGGCTGCACGGGGAGCAGCGACGAGGCATCGCGATCGACGACTTTCCGCCGCTGGTACGCAACAACTACAGCTGCGGCAAGCTGTTCCGGCGCGATTTCTGGGTCGGGCAGGAGGCGACGTTTCGCGAGGGTGTCGCGTACGAGGACCAACCGCTGATCACCCGGCTCTACATCGCGGCCGACCGCATCGACATCTGCCCGCAGGTGACGTACGACTACCGCGCCCGTGAGGATGCCAGCTCGATCAGCCAGCAGACCGCAACGCTCGCAGACCTGCGCGACCGGGTGACCGCGTGGCAGGAGAGCCGACGCGAGTTCGCCGATACGGCATCCGAGCGGGTGTACGACGCGTGGCTGCAGACGTTGTTCGACGACCACTTCCATTGGTACCTCCGTAGCCCCGGCACGGTCGACCTCTCGTACTGGGCGACGCTGCGCGACGCGATCGTCAGCCTCACCGAGGACGCGCCGCAGTCGATCTGGGACGCCACGGCGCCCGAGCGGCGGGTACCGATCGTGCTCGCGCGCAGTAATCGCCGTGCGGATGTGCAGGAGTACGTGCGAAGCGACGGCTACCGCCCGAGCAAGTTCCCCGCGACCGTCGTCGACGGCGGCGTGTTCCACGAGCTGCCGCTGCATGATGCTCCCGGACTCGACCGGTCGCTGTTCGTGCGCCGACCCGAGCAGCTGACCATGTCGCATTCGGTGCAACGGCTGCATTGGACCGACGGTTCGACGATGCATCTGGCCGGCTGGGCGTACATCCGCCACGTCGACCTGGTCGGCCGCGAGGTCGAGACGGAGCTGGTTCTGCGTAACACGCGCACCGGCGCGGAGCACACCTTCTGCTCGCCCGGTTGCGACGACCCGGGCTTCCCGCCGCCCGACGAGGACGACTGGGTTGAGTACGACGGCGGGCAGTTCGAGTTCGTGGTGCCGATGGAGGACGTCGTCGGCGCCGACCGCAGCGATGGTGACGTATGGGACGTACGCCTTCGGGTCAGCACGCTCGGGTTCACTGTCGAAGACACCGTCAGCCGGGTGCGGCGGAGCAGCTCGCCCGGTGCTCCGTCGCCCGGACGGCTCGCGAACGGCGATCTGATCGCCGTCAAATGGCATCTGCACGCACCGTTCCAGCTCGCCCTTCGTACGCTGCGCGTCGAGGCCGACGAGCTCGCGCTCACCAAGCGGGTTCTGCGCGGCACCCTGGGCGGGCCGGACGCGTCGAGCGTCCGCGAAGTGCGGCTGCTCGGGCCGGCCGGCCGGGTTGTCGAGAGCACCACACCGCAGGACGGAAACTTCGCCCTTCGGATACCGACGGTCGCGCTGAACCACGACACTCCGGCGGCGCCGCACCGCTCGCGGGTCGTCGCGGAGCTCGCCGACGGCCAGGTCGTGCCGGTCGCCTGGCGGAGCGAAGAAGCGGCGCAGACCGGCACCACCCAGGTGTTGCCGACGAGCGCGCTGGCCGTCGAGGGCAACCGCCTCGGCGAACTCGGTCTCGTCGAATGGCTGATGGCCGCGTACGCCGACTCCGTCGAGGTTCTCGACGGAGGTGTCGCCCGGGTGAGCGGCCGGGTCCTCGGTCCGAACGTCGAGTCGGTCGCCCTCGCGCTGAAGAGCAAGAAGACCGAGATCCGCAGCGAGCAGAGCCCGGTCGATGACACGCACTTCGTCATCGAACTGGCACTGAAGTACGACGCGTACCGATTCGGCGAGCTGCCGCTGCCCCGTGGCAACCACGACTTGACCGCTGAGGTCCGGGTCGCGTCGGGCGAGGATCCGATCGCGGTGCCGTTGCTGGTGTCCCGTGAGCTCAACGACGCACTGCCGCTGCGGGTCGAGTCCAAACAGCTCGAAGGCGTCGTCGAGCGCGGTGTCGCGAACATGGTTCGGTTCTCGCTCCGCCGCCCGCTCGGCAGCGCCGCCGGAAAATGCCGACAGAACCGCCTACGCGCCGCGAGCGGTGAGCAGTTCATCATCAACGGACGCCGGCGCGGGCTGCTGATCCGTTCGTACTTCGGCGAGCAGGCGACCGACAGCGGAGTCGGTCTGCAGCGCGAGTTGCAGCGACGCGGCGCTGACATCGACATCTACTGGTCGGTGCAGGACCACTCCATACCCGTACCCGACGGCGCCACTGCCGTGATCCAGAACAGCTACGAGTGGTACGGCCTGCTCAACACCGCGAAGTACTACCTCGACAACATGTACCAGCCGGCGTACCACCGAAAGCCCGACGGCCAGGTCATCATCCAGACGTTCCACGGCTATCCCTTCAAGACGATGGGCCACCAGCATTGGGAGCAGTCGCAGTTCTCCCAGGCGCAGATCGAGTCGTACGACGCGCGGGCCCGAGACTGGGACTACCTCGTGTCACCCGCGTCGTACGCGACACCACTGCTCAAGCGGGACTTCGCGTACGACGGTGAAGTGCTCGAAATCGGGTACCCCCGCAACGACATCCTGTTCGCACCCGAGGGCGCACAGATCCGCTCCGAGGTACGGAAGCTCCTCGGCGTCGCCGATCACCAGACCGCCGTCCTGTACGCGCCGACGTTCCGCGACTACCTCTCACCCGACGACATGCGCGCCGAGATGGTCGACTTCCTCGACCTGCAGCGCGCATCTGCGGCTCTGGGTGACGATTACGTGATCCTGGGCCGAGGGCATGCGTTCAACGCGCGTACGGCCAGCCGGATCGGCGCGCTGGCCGGCGTCGTCGACGTCACCGACTATCCGCGGGTCGCCGACCTCTACCTCGCGGCCGACGCAGCGATCGTCGACTACTCGTCACTGCGGTTCGACTTCGGCGTGACGGGCAAACCAATGATCTTCCAGGTACCCGATCTCGATCGTTACAAGGCGACCCGCGGCTGGTTGTTCGACTTCGAGCCGACCGCGCCCGGTCCGCTCGTCGCCACGACCGACGAGGTGGTCGAGGCGCTCCTCGACCTCGACGTGGTGACCAAGCAGTACCGCAACGCGTACAACACGTTCCGGCACGCGTACCTCGACCTCGAGGACGGTCATGCCGCCGCGCGCCTGGTCGACGCGGTGTTCGTGCCCCGCGGCGACGCGCCTCCCGCCTAG
- a CDS encoding ABC transporter substrate-binding protein: MNVRRVLAATIGSVALLGVAACGGGDDDPLADDNGGGGDKGSLVVSGQDFTEGQIMAEMYDQVLSASGYDVEQKLVETRDIYFSQLTKGSVDVVPDYLSGIGDYLNIDANGPDAKPITTNSPDESLDAISPLADKAGISLLEPAEATNQNAYAVTEEFAKDNDLKTLSDLGKLDQSITLAANPDCEDRMDCAKGLEQVYKIDIEQVLPLGFGGAPTRNSVKDGESQLGQFGTTDPTVEGAGLVFLEDDKGLQPAQNLTPAVNTEFLEDHSDIADTLNELSAGLTTDALMDLNDQVGNERAAVPDVVEQYLTDEGLL, encoded by the coding sequence ATGAACGTACGCCGCGTACTTGCCGCAACTATCGGCTCCGTCGCGCTGCTCGGGGTCGCCGCGTGCGGCGGCGGTGACGACGACCCACTCGCCGATGACAACGGCGGAGGTGGCGACAAGGGTTCGCTAGTCGTCTCCGGGCAGGACTTCACCGAGGGCCAGATCATGGCCGAGATGTACGACCAGGTGCTCAGCGCGTCGGGCTACGACGTCGAGCAGAAGCTGGTCGAGACCCGCGACATCTACTTCTCCCAGCTGACCAAGGGCAGTGTCGACGTCGTGCCCGACTACCTCTCTGGAATCGGCGACTACCTCAACATCGACGCGAACGGCCCGGACGCGAAGCCGATCACCACAAACAGCCCCGATGAGTCACTCGATGCGATCTCGCCGTTGGCCGACAAAGCCGGCATCAGCCTGCTCGAGCCGGCCGAGGCGACGAACCAGAACGCCTACGCCGTGACCGAGGAGTTCGCGAAGGACAACGACCTGAAGACACTGAGCGACCTCGGCAAGCTCGACCAGTCGATCACGCTCGCGGCCAATCCCGACTGCGAGGATCGGATGGACTGCGCGAAGGGGCTCGAGCAGGTCTACAAGATCGACATCGAGCAGGTCCTGCCGCTCGGTTTCGGCGGCGCTCCGACGCGCAACTCGGTCAAGGACGGCGAGTCGCAGCTCGGTCAGTTCGGCACGACCGATCCCACCGTCGAGGGCGCCGGCCTGGTCTTCCTCGAGGACGACAAGGGTCTGCAGCCGGCACAGAACCTCACGCCGGCCGTCAACACCGAGTTCCTCGAAGACCACTCCGATATCGCCGATACGCTCAACGAGCTCTCCGCAGGTCTCACCACCGATGCGTTGATGGACCTCAACGACCAGGTCGGCAACGAGCGCGCTGCGGTTCCCGATGTGGTCGAGCAGTACCTCACCGACGAGGGTCTGCTCTGA
- a CDS encoding ABC transporter permease, with the protein MLADAFDYLFDGSNWSGPGGLWEQLSQQILLTLVSLAICLLVGVPLALWAGHTGRGGTLAINVSNIGRAVPVFAVLTILSIGPVGSDVLGPFGRAGLATLISLVLFGLPPLITNAYVGMREVDRDVIESARGMGMSEWRLFRRVELPLAMPVVLTGVRIAIVQLWATATIAALVAGPGLGNTITEGFANSRYYEVVAGSLLVAAAALVLEGIAVLIERAFDPMRRARRQLAPKPVAVVS; encoded by the coding sequence ATGCTTGCCGATGCGTTCGACTACCTTTTCGACGGTTCCAACTGGTCCGGTCCAGGTGGGCTGTGGGAGCAGCTCAGCCAGCAGATCCTGCTCACGCTGGTGAGCCTGGCGATCTGCCTGTTGGTCGGCGTCCCCCTCGCCCTGTGGGCCGGACACACCGGCCGCGGCGGCACCTTGGCGATCAACGTCTCCAACATCGGGCGCGCGGTGCCGGTTTTCGCGGTGCTTACCATCCTGTCGATCGGCCCGGTCGGGTCCGACGTACTCGGGCCATTCGGTCGGGCCGGCCTCGCAACCCTCATCTCCCTGGTGTTGTTCGGGTTGCCGCCGCTCATCACGAACGCGTACGTCGGCATGCGCGAGGTGGATCGCGACGTCATCGAGTCCGCCCGGGGGATGGGCATGAGCGAATGGCGGTTGTTCCGCCGGGTCGAGCTGCCGCTGGCCATGCCGGTCGTGCTGACGGGCGTGCGGATCGCGATCGTGCAGCTCTGGGCGACGGCAACGATCGCGGCACTGGTCGCGGGTCCCGGCCTCGGCAACACGATCACCGAGGGTTTCGCGAACTCGCGGTACTACGAAGTGGTCGCCGGCTCGCTGCTCGTTGCGGCGGCTGCGCTCGTACTCGAGGGCATCGCAGTGCTGATCGAGCGGGCCTTCGACCCGATGCGGCGCGCGCGACGCCAGCTGGCACCGAAGCCGGTCGCGGTCGTGTCCTGA
- a CDS encoding ABC transporter permease, with protein MSLLAVSDTCYSATANEWVCWDYVVDRRSDLIEATEQHIYITVVAVALGFVIALPLALVARRFLRLESSVLGVTTIIYTIPSLAMFSLLVDSTGLTATTVIIGLALYTLSVLVRNMLAGLRAVPDDVRESAIGLGYGRTRLLFKIELPLALPVIMAGLRVATVSTVALTTVGTIIGFGGLGNLLSDAIPLEFNAQILTASVLCVLLAIAFDLILVGLQRLLTPWTRA; from the coding sequence GTGAGTCTATTGGCTGTGAGCGACACGTGTTACAGCGCGACGGCCAACGAGTGGGTGTGCTGGGACTACGTCGTCGACCGACGTTCCGATCTCATCGAGGCGACCGAGCAACACATCTACATCACGGTGGTTGCGGTTGCCCTCGGTTTCGTCATTGCACTACCGCTTGCACTCGTCGCCCGCCGATTCTTGCGCCTGGAGAGCAGCGTCCTCGGCGTGACGACGATCATCTACACGATCCCGTCACTGGCGATGTTCTCGTTGTTGGTCGACTCGACCGGTCTCACGGCCACCACCGTGATCATCGGGCTGGCTCTGTACACCCTGTCCGTCTTGGTACGAAACATGCTCGCGGGGCTTCGCGCGGTCCCAGACGACGTACGAGAGTCCGCGATCGGCCTGGGGTACGGGCGTACGCGGCTGCTGTTCAAGATCGAGCTGCCCCTCGCGTTGCCGGTGATCATGGCCGGCCTGCGCGTTGCGACCGTATCGACGGTGGCGCTGACGACCGTCGGCACCATCATCGGCTTCGGTGGCCTCGGCAACCTCCTCAGCGACGCGATCCCGCTCGAGTTCAACGCTCAGATCCTCACCGCGAGTGTGCTCTGCGTGCTCCTCGCGATCGCATTCGATCTGATCCTGGTGGGTCTCCAACGCCTGCTGACCCCGTGGACGAGGGCGTGA
- a CDS encoding DUF3180 domain-containing protein: MTPNPPRLGRVSAVTLAIVAAIGLIAGRAIRPLFESFDNSAPTVPWTASIALVFLAAVLGWLAYATHQSVHKRRERMSSDRAVRQLVLAKASAIVGALVVGGYSGFTLSFVDAMDTELGQERVIHAGVTALAGVVVVIAAVLLERACEVPKDDDEASGSSST, translated from the coding sequence GTGACTCCCAATCCTCCACGGTTGGGGCGGGTCTCCGCCGTCACGCTGGCGATCGTCGCCGCGATCGGCCTGATCGCGGGACGAGCGATCCGGCCGCTGTTCGAGAGCTTCGACAACTCCGCGCCGACCGTGCCGTGGACGGCCTCGATCGCATTGGTCTTCCTCGCCGCGGTCCTCGGCTGGCTCGCGTACGCAACGCACCAGTCGGTGCACAAGCGGCGAGAGCGGATGTCCTCCGACCGTGCGGTACGCCAGCTCGTACTCGCCAAGGCGAGCGCGATCGTGGGTGCACTCGTGGTGGGTGGCTACTCGGGTTTCACCCTCAGCTTCGTCGATGCGATGGATACCGAGCTCGGCCAGGAACGCGTGATCCATGCGGGTGTCACCGCGCTCGCCGGTGTCGTCGTCGTGATCGCCGCGGTGCTCCTGGAACGCGCCTGTGAGGTACCGAAGGACGACGACGAAGCCTCGGGGTCCTCGAGCACTTGA
- the folK gene encoding 2-amino-4-hydroxy-6-hydroxymethyldihydropteridine diphosphokinase: MTETPNPFELDADTMTGGMRPIRQAVLALGSNLGERFNNVQGGAAALADTPEVTVVSVSPVYETVPVGAPPGSRDFINIVLLVDTTLTVHTLLDRCLAVEDAFGRERTNKNDPRTLDVDLIVVGDRIARDETLVLPHPRAHERAFVLQPWMDIDIEGEIPEKGFVADLIRNLDTSGIKRREDLEIVL, from the coding sequence GTGACCGAGACCCCCAACCCATTCGAGCTGGACGCCGACACGATGACGGGCGGCATGCGCCCGATTCGGCAAGCCGTGCTCGCATTAGGCTCCAATCTCGGGGAGCGCTTCAACAATGTGCAGGGCGGCGCCGCCGCCCTCGCCGATACACCCGAGGTGACAGTCGTCTCGGTCTCGCCCGTCTACGAGACCGTGCCGGTCGGCGCGCCACCCGGGTCGCGTGACTTCATCAACATCGTGCTGCTCGTCGACACGACGCTCACGGTGCACACCCTGCTCGACCGATGCCTGGCCGTTGAGGACGCGTTCGGCCGCGAGCGTACGAACAAGAACGATCCCCGTACGCTCGACGTCGATCTGATCGTGGTCGGCGACCGGATCGCCCGTGACGAGACGTTGGTTCTGCCGCATCCGCGCGCGCATGAGCGGGCGTTCGTACTCCAGCCGTGGATGGACATCGACATCGAGGGCGAGATCCCGGAGAAGGGTTTCGTCGCCGATCTGATCCGCAACCTCGACACCAGTGGCATCAAGCGGCGTGAGGACCTCGAGATCGTGCTGTGA
- the folB gene encoding dihydroneopterin aldolase — protein sequence MTCPQGLDRISVSGISAHGRHGVLEHERRVGQPFVVDLVLGLDTGPAAAADDLSRTVDYGSLTLEVHDVIASEPVDLIETLAQRIADRVLAHDLVQWTEVTVHKPAAPIAVAFDDVAVTIERSRT from the coding sequence GTGACCTGTCCGCAAGGCCTGGATCGCATCTCTGTCTCGGGAATCTCCGCTCATGGCCGGCACGGCGTTCTGGAGCATGAGCGTCGAGTGGGTCAGCCCTTCGTCGTCGATCTCGTACTCGGCCTCGACACCGGACCCGCCGCAGCGGCCGACGACCTATCGCGTACTGTCGACTACGGATCGTTGACCCTAGAGGTTCATGACGTCATCGCGTCAGAGCCAGTGGATCTCATCGAGACCCTTGCCCAGCGCATCGCCGACCGCGTGTTGGCCCATGATCTGGTGCAATGGACCGAGGTGACGGTGCACAAGCCAGCAGCGCCCATCGCGGTGGCGTTTGACGACGTTGCCGTGACGATAGAGCGGAGTCGAACGTGA
- a CDS encoding nuclear transport factor 2 family protein: MADDRTRSVLNANQSVYDAIEGGDIDLMRSLWADRDDVVCIHPGSEPLRGQATVSRSWSMVMANTGYIQFFLTDVSVTFAGDDTAVVTCTENVLAEAEGESTDTFAGGKAVATNVFVRDRRGWLLLMRHASPVVIVEEGDEE, from the coding sequence GTGGCTGACGACCGTACGCGCTCCGTGCTGAACGCCAACCAGAGCGTCTACGACGCCATCGAGGGCGGCGACATCGATCTGATGCGCTCGTTGTGGGCCGACCGTGACGACGTGGTGTGCATCCACCCGGGGTCAGAGCCGTTGCGCGGGCAGGCGACCGTGTCGCGTTCGTGGTCGATGGTGATGGCCAACACCGGCTACATCCAGTTCTTCCTGACCGATGTGTCGGTGACCTTCGCCGGCGACGACACCGCGGTCGTGACCTGTACCGAGAACGTCCTCGCCGAGGCCGAGGGTGAGTCGACCGACACCTTTGCCGGTGGCAAGGCGGTCGCCACCAACGTCTTCGTACGCGACCGACGTGGTTGGCTACTCTTGATGCGACATGCGTCGCCGGTCGTCATCGTTGAAGAGGGGGATGAAGAGTGA
- the folP gene encoding dihydropteroate synthase — protein sequence MGVVNVTPDSFSDGGRWFDTDRAIEHGRALFAQGADIVDVGGESTRPGANRVEPEEELRRVVPVVRALADDGHLISVDTMRSEVAEQALAAGAGIVNDVSGGRADPRMLEVAAESGVPFVLMHWRQHSAVMQGQEHTAYDDVVRDVIAEMRPAIDRALELGVHPERLVVDPGLGFSKTGDQNWTILNGLDAFGELGFPVLVAASRKRFLGELLAASDGTLAPTDDRDAASAAVTALAAAAGAWCVRVHDVRPSADAVRVVARWSRG from the coding sequence ATGGGGGTCGTCAACGTCACGCCCGACTCGTTCTCCGACGGCGGTCGCTGGTTCGACACCGACCGGGCGATCGAGCACGGTCGCGCGCTGTTCGCACAGGGCGCCGACATCGTCGACGTCGGCGGTGAGTCGACGCGTCCGGGTGCGAACCGAGTCGAGCCCGAGGAGGAGCTGCGACGGGTCGTCCCGGTCGTACGCGCGCTCGCCGACGATGGTCACCTGATCTCGGTCGACACGATGCGCTCCGAGGTCGCCGAGCAGGCACTCGCGGCGGGCGCAGGAATCGTCAACGACGTATCCGGCGGTCGCGCCGACCCGCGGATGCTCGAGGTGGCAGCGGAGTCGGGCGTACCGTTCGTCCTCATGCACTGGCGTCAGCACTCTGCCGTGATGCAGGGGCAGGAGCACACCGCGTACGACGACGTCGTACGCGACGTGATTGCGGAGATGCGACCGGCGATCGACCGTGCCCTCGAGCTGGGCGTACACCCCGAGCGGCTGGTCGTCGACCCCGGTCTCGGCTTCTCCAAGACCGGCGACCAGAACTGGACGATCCTCAACGGCCTCGATGCGTTCGGGGAGCTCGGGTTCCCGGTCCTCGTCGCTGCGAGCCGCAAACGGTTCCTCGGCGAGCTCCTCGCGGCATCCGACGGCACGCTCGCCCCGACTGACGACCGTGATGCCGCCTCGGCCGCGGTCACGGCCCTGGCGGCCGCCGCCGGCGCATGGTGCGTACGAGTGCACGACGTACGCCCGAGCGCCGACGCCGTGCGAGTGGTGGCAAGGTGGTCGCGTGGCTGA
- the folE gene encoding GTP cyclohydrolase I FolE, whose protein sequence is MDGVDHARAEKAVRELLIAVGEDPDREGLRDTPRRVARAYAEILVGNTLTAEDALSTTFAVDHDELVLVRNIELWSMCEHHLVPFTGYAHVGYIPGTHGRVAGLSKLARLVDVFGRRLQVQERLTTQIADALIELLDPRGAIVVIEAEHLCMSMRGVRKAEAKTVTSAVRGQLRDPATRAEAMGLIGRS, encoded by the coding sequence ATGGACGGTGTCGACCACGCGCGCGCTGAGAAGGCCGTACGCGAGCTGCTGATCGCCGTCGGCGAAGACCCCGACCGCGAGGGTCTGCGGGACACCCCGCGCCGAGTTGCTCGCGCGTACGCCGAGATCCTCGTCGGCAATACGTTGACGGCAGAGGATGCCCTCAGCACCACGTTCGCCGTCGACCACGACGAGCTGGTGCTGGTACGAAACATCGAGCTGTGGTCGATGTGTGAGCATCACCTGGTGCCGTTCACCGGGTACGCCCATGTCGGCTACATCCCAGGCACGCACGGCCGAGTGGCGGGCCTGTCGAAGCTCGCCCGACTCGTCGACGTCTTCGGCCGTCGGCTACAGGTGCAGGAGCGGCTCACCACACAGATCGCCGACGCACTGATCGAGCTGCTCGATCCGCGCGGCGCGATCGTGGTTATCGAGGCCGAGCACCTCTGTATGTCGATGCGCGGCGTACGCAAAGCGGAGGCCAAGACCGTTACCAGCGCCGTTCGGGGTCAGTTGCGTGACCCTGCAACCCGAGCCGAGGCGATGGGCCTCATCGGGCGTTCGTGA